A window from Herbaspirillum sp. meg3 encodes these proteins:
- a CDS encoding TetR/AcrR family transcriptional regulator yields MAKSNTRDQIFDAALKLLSERGYNACSVQDITTEAGVPKGSFYNHFESKEVLGAEIVAYYASRSKMREILVDDSVPALERLRRYFMALNDRLVDRGFQHGCMIGNMSAEMSEQSALIREELVKIYSNWSGKLAYAIAAGQKEGAIPTQMSPEALAGFLLNAWEGAALRTRVERNKDAFDQFMDLAFNKMLK; encoded by the coding sequence ATGGCTAAGTCAAACACTCGCGATCAAATCTTCGACGCCGCTCTGAAACTGTTATCAGAGCGGGGCTACAACGCCTGTAGCGTGCAAGACATCACCACCGAAGCAGGCGTGCCTAAAGGTTCGTTTTACAACCACTTCGAGAGCAAGGAAGTGCTCGGTGCGGAAATCGTGGCCTATTACGCCAGCCGCAGCAAAATGCGCGAAATCCTGGTGGATGACAGCGTGCCGGCGCTGGAACGTTTGCGCCGCTATTTCATGGCGCTCAACGACAGGCTGGTGGATCGCGGCTTTCAACATGGCTGCATGATCGGCAACATGAGTGCGGAGATGTCGGAGCAAAGCGCGCTGATCCGCGAAGAACTGGTAAAGATCTATTCAAACTGGTCCGGCAAACTGGCTTATGCCATCGCTGCAGGCCAGAAGGAAGGAGCGATTCCGACGCAGATGAGCCCTGAAGCGCTGGCCGGTTTTCTGCTCAACGCCTGGGAAGGTGCTGCACTGCGCACACGTGTGGAACGCAACAAGGACGCCTTCGATCAGTTCATGGATCTGGCCTTCAACAAGATGCTGAAGTAA
- a CDS encoding MFS transporter codes for MSTSSTSSPAPTGAPGSNAPLYWLALGTFAVGAEGFMIAGILPTVARDLGVSVAVAGQLVVAFTAAYALSSPILTALTGAINRRGLLIGAMTAFTLANLLAWQATGYWSLMTARILLAFAAGLYVPNAMALAGALVAPERRGSALALVSGGITVAVALAAPLGTVIADKLSWRMTFAGVAILAALATIGLLRGLPRGIGANLPVASLRERIMAARDPAMLRALLTTLLWATGAYAMYTYFALYLNQVTGIHGTHVGYVLFAWGISAAIGVMAGGKVADRIGFQRVTGPALMFLIAAFLTLVAIAYLLPANVAVLPVFVSVIVWGIAGWAFYPAQQTNLIHIAGIKLAPIALSLNASFMYLGFSLGASAGAITVADGSVRNLGLVAAAFVIAALLMKRSAARRTAARASTA; via the coding sequence ATGAGCACATCTTCCACTTCATCCCCTGCCCCCACGGGCGCACCAGGTAGCAATGCCCCGCTGTATTGGCTGGCGCTCGGCACCTTTGCCGTCGGCGCCGAGGGTTTCATGATCGCCGGCATCCTGCCAACCGTGGCCCGCGATCTGGGCGTCAGCGTCGCCGTTGCCGGACAACTGGTGGTGGCCTTCACCGCTGCCTATGCCCTCAGCTCTCCGATCCTGACTGCGCTGACAGGCGCCATCAACCGCCGCGGTCTGCTGATCGGCGCGATGACCGCATTTACGCTGGCCAATCTGCTTGCCTGGCAAGCCACCGGCTACTGGTCGCTGATGACGGCGCGGATCCTGCTGGCATTTGCCGCCGGTCTCTATGTGCCAAACGCCATGGCTCTGGCCGGTGCACTGGTCGCACCGGAACGCCGCGGCAGCGCACTAGCGCTGGTCAGCGGCGGCATCACCGTCGCCGTCGCGCTGGCCGCACCGCTGGGCACCGTGATCGCCGACAAGCTTAGCTGGCGCATGACGTTCGCTGGTGTGGCGATCCTCGCAGCACTGGCAACTATCGGCCTGTTGCGCGGACTGCCGCGCGGCATCGGCGCCAACCTGCCGGTCGCCAGCCTGCGTGAACGCATCATGGCTGCACGCGACCCGGCCATGCTGCGCGCACTGCTGACCACCCTGCTATGGGCTACCGGTGCTTATGCGATGTACACCTATTTCGCGCTATACCTGAATCAGGTTACCGGCATCCACGGCACGCATGTGGGTTACGTGTTGTTCGCTTGGGGTATCTCAGCCGCCATCGGTGTCATGGCTGGCGGCAAAGTGGCCGACCGTATTGGTTTTCAGCGTGTGACCGGTCCGGCATTGATGTTCCTGATCGCCGCTTTCCTGACGCTGGTGGCGATTGCGTATCTGCTGCCTGCTAACGTGGCGGTACTGCCGGTGTTTGTCTCGGTGATCGTCTGGGGTATTGCGGGCTGGGCGTTTTATCCGGCACAGCAAACCAATCTCATCCACATCGCCGGTATCAAGCTGGCGCCGATTGCGCTGTCGCTGAATGCCTCGTTCATGTATCTGGGTTTTTCGCTGGGCGCCAGCGCGGGTGCGATCACTGTCGCTGACGGTTCGGTACGCAATCTGGGTCTGGTGGCGGCCGCCTTCGTGATCGCTGCATTGTTGATGAAGCGGAGTGCTGCACGCCGCACTGCTGCCCGCGCTTCGACAGCGTAA
- a CDS encoding chemotaxis protein, translating to MDAFQKEIDERTNLTSSNKFELLLFRLGSPAGDSPGELFGINVFKIREIVPMVPITTAAGTKSPMLGMVNIRGQVISVIDLPAVTGCTPKTGLNILLITEYARNTQAFAVESVEEIVRLDWSQVLSAESSAGGDMVTSIARLDADVDGSRLVQVLDVEQILDMTSPVKRSLDRDHSNELKDLIKPGSIVLAADDSKVARAMIESGLSTLGVPYVMTKSGKEAWEKLQSLATEAQREGKQIGDKVALMLTDLEMPEMDGFTLTRNIKSDQRYKTIPVVIHSSLSGSANEDHVRSVGANGYVAKFAIEELAATLKKTLLH from the coding sequence ATGGACGCATTTCAAAAAGAAATTGATGAACGTACCAACCTGACCAGCAGCAACAAATTCGAATTGCTGCTGTTCCGCCTCGGCAGCCCGGCCGGCGACAGCCCAGGCGAGCTGTTCGGGATCAATGTTTTCAAGATCCGCGAGATCGTGCCGATGGTACCGATCACGACGGCTGCGGGCACCAAGTCGCCCATGTTGGGCATGGTCAATATCCGCGGACAGGTCATCTCCGTCATCGACTTGCCGGCCGTTACCGGTTGCACACCCAAGACTGGCCTGAACATCTTGCTGATCACCGAATATGCCCGCAATACGCAGGCCTTTGCAGTGGAATCGGTAGAAGAAATCGTACGCCTCGACTGGAGCCAGGTGCTGTCGGCTGAATCCAGCGCCGGAGGCGACATGGTGACCAGCATCGCACGCCTGGATGCCGATGTCGATGGCAGTCGCCTGGTGCAGGTGCTTGACGTGGAACAAATTCTGGACATGACGTCGCCGGTCAAGCGTTCGCTTGATCGCGATCACAGCAACGAACTCAAGGATCTGATCAAGCCTGGCTCGATCGTGCTGGCGGCGGATGACTCCAAGGTGGCGCGCGCGATGATTGAAAGCGGTTTGTCGACGCTGGGTGTGCCTTACGTCATGACCAAGAGCGGCAAAGAAGCCTGGGAAAAATTGCAGTCGCTGGCAACTGAAGCACAGCGCGAAGGCAAGCAGATCGGTGACAAGGTCGCACTGATGCTGACTGATCTGGAAATGCCTGAGATGGATGGCTTTACCCTCACACGCAACATCAAGAGCGACCAGCGCTATAAGACGATTCCGGTGGTCATTCATTCGTCGCTGTCGGGCTCCGCCAACGAAGATCACGTCAGGAGCGTCGGCGCCAACGGCTATGTCGCCAAGTTCGCCATTGAAGAGCTTGCGGCAACATTAAAGAAGACGTTGCTGCACTAA
- a CDS encoding sensor domain-containing diguanylate cyclase: MVRYAGYKRSSTALLAAAFVLLTCISLIGLDAWRTWQARVIEEREAGVTVANMARALAQHADDTFKEADTALIGLLERIRYDGLEPPAVERLHRLLMLRVKELPQLGGIFVYDQAGRWIVNSLPVMDRSLNNADRDYFIYHRDHNDTGPYIGMPVKSRSSGKWIATITRRINNEDGSFGGVVLATIEMDYFQRFYDSFNIGKSGAILLALNNGTMMFRRPLREDSISKSMASASIYRDHASRHASGVALIKSSQDGVLRINGYTHLPTYPMFVAVALSKDEVLEEWRADAYMHMAGVLFLVSCFVVVGHRMVRQIDKRAMAENEANEARAQVEALNRTLERLAMQDGLTGLANRRHFDGALARELSRAIRKGESLSLIMIDVDHFKLYNDMYGHLSGDECLRKVGQAILSGERRPGDLAARYGGEEFAMILPNCDEAGALIVAERIRQEVRRQAIPHASNPDGIVTISLGIGSFNQSRHGATTSTLVGAADQALYRAKAGGRDRIEV, translated from the coding sequence ATGGTCCGATACGCCGGATACAAGCGTTCTTCCACAGCATTGCTGGCGGCAGCGTTTGTCCTGCTGACTTGTATTTCGCTGATCGGACTGGATGCTTGGCGCACCTGGCAAGCCCGCGTCATCGAGGAGCGGGAAGCCGGCGTGACCGTGGCCAATATGGCACGTGCGCTGGCGCAGCATGCCGATGACACCTTCAAGGAAGCTGACACGGCGCTGATCGGCTTGCTGGAGCGTATTCGTTACGACGGCCTTGAGCCGCCGGCAGTGGAACGGCTGCATCGCCTGCTGATGTTGCGGGTAAAAGAGTTGCCGCAATTAGGCGGAATTTTTGTCTACGACCAGGCTGGTCGCTGGATCGTCAATTCTTTGCCGGTCATGGATCGCAGTCTCAACAATGCAGACCGCGATTATTTCATCTATCACCGTGATCACAACGACACCGGGCCGTATATCGGCATGCCGGTGAAAAGCCGTTCCAGCGGCAAGTGGATCGCTACCATCACACGGCGCATCAACAATGAGGACGGCAGCTTCGGTGGCGTGGTTCTGGCGACGATCGAGATGGACTACTTTCAGCGGTTTTACGACAGCTTCAATATCGGCAAATCAGGAGCGATTCTGCTCGCGCTCAACAACGGAACCATGATGTTCCGGCGTCCGCTGCGTGAAGATTCGATTTCAAAAAGCATGGCATCAGCGTCAATATACCGTGACCATGCATCCCGGCATGCCAGCGGCGTCGCGCTGATCAAATCTTCGCAAGACGGCGTCTTGCGCATCAACGGTTACACCCATCTGCCGACCTATCCGATGTTCGTCGCGGTTGCCTTGTCGAAAGATGAGGTGCTGGAGGAATGGCGCGCCGACGCCTACATGCACATGGCAGGCGTGTTGTTTCTGGTGTCCTGTTTTGTCGTGGTTGGGCACCGCATGGTTCGGCAAATCGACAAGCGTGCGATGGCCGAGAACGAGGCCAATGAAGCGCGGGCGCAGGTGGAGGCCCTCAATCGCACGCTGGAACGGCTCGCCATGCAAGATGGCCTGACCGGGCTTGCCAATCGTCGTCATTTTGACGGAGCACTGGCGCGCGAATTGAGCCGCGCCATAAGAAAAGGTGAAAGCCTTTCTCTCATCATGATCGATGTCGATCACTTTAAACTCTACAACGACATGTACGGGCACTTGTCCGGCGATGAATGTCTGCGCAAGGTCGGACAGGCAATTCTGAGCGGTGAGCGCCGTCCCGGCGATCTGGCGGCGCGTTACGGTGGAGAAGAATTCGCGATGATCCTGCCCAATTGCGACGAAGCAGGCGCATTGATTGTGGCCGAGCGTATCCGGCAGGAAGTGCGTCGTCAGGCCATTCCGCATGCATCCAATCCCGACGGCATCGTGACGATCAGTCTTGGTATCGGCTCATTCAATCAGAGCAGGCATGGCGCGACGACATCGACGCTGGTGGGGGCCGCAGACCAGGCGCTGTATCGCGCCAAGGCCGGTGGCCGTGATCGTATTGAGGTATGA
- the map gene encoding type I methionyl aminopeptidase: protein MMRVAGGLAAEVLEMIGEYVVPGVTTEELDRRCHDYIRKVQKATPANVGYHGFPKTLCTSVNSVVCHGIPSNKVVLKDGDIINIDVTVIKDGWHGDTSRMYFAGTPSAQAQRLVQVTLDAMLAGIAVVRPGARLGDVGHAIQTLAEGAGYSVVREYCGHGIGKVYHEEPQVLHYGTRNSGLLLREGMTFTIEPMINMGARGVQQLDDGWTVVTRDGSLSAQWEHMIAVTADGAEILTAWPKK from the coding sequence ATGATGCGTGTGGCCGGAGGGCTGGCCGCAGAAGTGTTGGAGATGATCGGCGAATATGTCGTGCCTGGCGTGACGACCGAAGAGCTGGACCGGCGTTGTCATGATTACATCCGCAAAGTGCAGAAAGCCACGCCGGCCAATGTCGGCTATCACGGCTTTCCCAAAACCTTGTGCACTTCGGTCAATAGCGTGGTGTGTCACGGCATTCCGAGCAACAAAGTGGTCTTGAAGGATGGCGACATCATCAATATCGACGTCACCGTGATCAAGGATGGCTGGCATGGCGATACCAGCCGCATGTATTTTGCCGGCACGCCGTCGGCGCAAGCACAGCGCCTGGTGCAGGTGACACTCGATGCGATGCTGGCGGGCATTGCGGTGGTGCGGCCCGGCGCGCGGCTCGGCGACGTCGGCCATGCGATCCAGACATTGGCTGAAGGCGCCGGCTATTCGGTGGTGCGCGAGTATTGCGGCCACGGCATCGGCAAGGTCTACCACGAAGAACCGCAGGTGCTGCATTACGGCACGCGCAACTCCGGCTTGTTACTGCGCGAGGGCATGACGTTCACCATCGAACCGATGATCAACATGGGTGCACGCGGCGTGCAGCAATTGGACGACGGCTGGACGGTCGTCACGCGTGACGGTTCCTTGTCGGCGCAGTGGGAACACATGATTGCCGTGACCGCTGATGGCGCGGAGATCCTGACGGCCTGGCCGAAGAAATAA
- a CDS encoding methyl-accepting chemotaxis protein — MKWFYDLKISRKLISVFCIVIAMEAVLGAFAIRELGRVNQASTDIATNWLPSIRTLSQLKLSLSRIRSFELQHILASTPQEFEEIEKNADKQIANLKKQQDKYVKQISEPEERAIYPEVEKAIVVFLSEHKKILDISRTNKNEDARTLLKGESTKVYRNLLDQVEKLVEVNEKGSERSSADADATYASAKLWIISMLAICLVAAMTLAAWISRVISKPLGAAVEVAQRVADGDLTADIQLAGKDETGQLLQALKGMNDNLLKIVGEVRTGTDTIATASNEIASGNMDLSSRTEQQAGSLEETASAMEELTSTVKQNADNARQANQLAVTASEVASAGGEVVGQVVNTMGSINESSRKIVDIISVIDGIAFQTNILALNAAVEAARAGEQGRGFAVVASEVRSLAQRSAAAAKEIKILIDDSVAKVDVGSKLVEQAGTTMDEVVNSVKRVTDIVSEITAASQEQSQGIEQINLAITQMDEVTQQNAALVEQAAAAAQSLQEQAGRLSEVVGVFKLDERSAVSNPVGNPVSTAMPKRTIDITPPVRRVAAKPAAPAMRVIKGGAQPALKSSAVPKDDPGSWEQF, encoded by the coding sequence ATGAAGTGGTTCTACGATCTGAAAATTTCAAGAAAACTGATCTCGGTCTTCTGCATCGTTATCGCGATGGAAGCCGTACTTGGCGCCTTCGCCATCCGCGAACTGGGCCGCGTGAACCAGGCCTCAACCGATATTGCCACCAACTGGCTACCGAGTATCCGTACACTGTCGCAACTGAAGCTGTCGCTATCGCGCATCCGCAGCTTTGAACTGCAACACATTCTCGCTTCGACGCCGCAGGAATTCGAAGAAATCGAAAAAAATGCCGACAAGCAGATTGCCAATCTGAAAAAGCAGCAGGATAAGTACGTAAAGCAAATCAGCGAACCGGAAGAACGCGCAATCTATCCTGAAGTGGAAAAAGCGATTGTCGTGTTTCTTTCCGAACACAAGAAAATTCTCGACATCTCGCGCACCAACAAGAACGAAGATGCACGCACCCTGCTCAAGGGTGAGTCGACCAAGGTCTACCGAAACTTGCTGGATCAGGTGGAGAAACTGGTCGAAGTCAACGAGAAGGGATCGGAAAGATCCAGCGCCGACGCGGACGCAACGTATGCCAGCGCCAAGCTGTGGATCATCTCGATGCTGGCGATCTGTCTGGTTGCCGCCATGACACTGGCAGCCTGGATCTCTCGCGTGATTTCCAAGCCGCTCGGTGCTGCCGTCGAGGTGGCACAACGTGTCGCCGATGGCGACCTGACTGCGGATATCCAACTGGCCGGCAAAGATGAGACCGGTCAATTGCTGCAGGCACTTAAGGGCATGAACGACAATCTGTTAAAGATCGTCGGCGAAGTACGCACCGGTACCGACACCATCGCCACGGCCTCCAATGAAATCGCCAGCGGCAATATGGATCTGTCGTCGCGTACGGAACAGCAAGCCGGCTCGCTGGAAGAAACCGCCTCGGCCATGGAAGAACTCACCTCCACCGTCAAGCAAAATGCCGACAACGCACGTCAGGCCAACCAGCTCGCGGTCACCGCATCGGAAGTCGCCAGCGCGGGCGGCGAAGTGGTCGGACAAGTGGTCAACACCATGGGATCGATCAATGAATCATCGCGCAAGATCGTCGATATCATCAGCGTCATTGACGGCATCGCTTTCCAAACCAATATTCTGGCGCTGAATGCCGCCGTCGAAGCGGCACGTGCCGGCGAGCAGGGCCGCGGCTTTGCGGTCGTGGCCAGCGAAGTCCGCAGCCTGGCGCAACGCTCAGCCGCAGCCGCCAAGGAAATCAAGATCCTGATTGACGACTCGGTCGCCAAAGTCGATGTCGGCAGCAAGCTGGTCGAACAAGCCGGCACGACCATGGATGAAGTGGTCAACAGCGTCAAACGCGTGACCGACATCGTCAGCGAAATCACCGCCGCCAGCCAGGAGCAAAGCCAGGGCATCGAACAGATCAACCTGGCGATCACGCAGATGGACGAAGTGACGCAGCAGAATGCCGCATTGGTTGAGCAAGCCGCCGCCGCTGCGCAATCATTGCAGGAACAGGCTGGACGTTTGTCGGAAGTAGTCGGCGTGTTCAAGCTCGACGAACGCAGCGCGGTCAGCAACCCCGTCGGCAATCCTGTCTCCACGGCCATGCCGAAACGTACTATCGATATCACGCCGCCAGTGCGCCGGGTTGCCGCCAAACCCGCTGCACCTGCCATGCGCGTCATCAAGGGGGGTGCGCAGCCTGCACTCAAATCATCCGCCGTCCCGAAGGACGACCCGGGTTCGTGGGAACAATTCTGA
- a CDS encoding NAD(P)/FAD-dependent oxidoreductase codes for MTERIDCVVIGAGVVGLAIARAFALAGREVVIVEADTSIGNGISSRNSEVIHAGIYYRPGSLKARLCVEGRALLYRYCEERHVAHQRCGKLLVATSPEQAERMQAIAAHAAQNGVHDLTAIDAAHAKELEPALHCVAALLSPSTGIVDSHGLMQQLLADAEAHGAILALQSQVVAARRTGDNITLDVVTTDGDQMQLSAGLVINAGGLAAPRLARCFEGLAPEHIPAAYFAKGNYFSLSGKTPFSRLIYPLPEDGGLGVHLTLDLAGQARFGPDVEWLDVKDDRNLDYAVDLRRSERFYASIRRYWPALPDASLQASYSGVRPKLTSTSKEEDFLISGPAQHGYAGLINLFGIESPGLTSSLAIAQYVLAQSEAA; via the coding sequence ATGACTGAGCGCATTGACTGCGTCGTCATCGGTGCCGGTGTTGTCGGCCTGGCGATCGCGCGCGCCTTTGCGCTGGCCGGACGCGAAGTTGTCATTGTCGAAGCCGATACCAGCATCGGCAACGGTATCAGTTCACGCAACAGCGAGGTAATCCACGCCGGGATCTATTACCGTCCCGGCTCACTCAAAGCCAGGCTATGCGTCGAAGGACGTGCGCTGCTGTACCGCTACTGCGAAGAACGCCACGTCGCCCATCAGCGCTGCGGCAAACTTCTGGTTGCCACCAGCCCCGAACAGGCTGAGCGCATGCAGGCCATTGCCGCGCACGCCGCGCAGAACGGCGTACATGACCTGACCGCGATTGATGCCGCACACGCAAAAGAGCTGGAGCCGGCGCTGCATTGCGTCGCCGCTTTGCTGTCGCCTTCCACCGGGATCGTCGACAGCCACGGCCTGATGCAGCAATTGCTTGCCGACGCGGAGGCGCACGGCGCCATCCTGGCGCTGCAAAGCCAGGTCGTCGCAGCGCGACGTACCGGTGACAACATCACACTGGATGTTGTCACGACTGACGGCGATCAGATGCAATTGTCCGCCGGCCTGGTCATCAATGCGGGCGGTCTGGCGGCGCCGAGGCTGGCGCGCTGCTTTGAAGGACTGGCGCCTGAACATATCCCGGCCGCCTATTTCGCCAAGGGCAATTATTTTTCGCTGAGCGGCAAGACGCCGTTTTCTCGCCTGATTTATCCGCTGCCCGAAGATGGCGGACTCGGTGTGCACCTGACGCTGGATCTGGCCGGCCAGGCGCGCTTCGGCCCCGACGTGGAATGGCTGGACGTCAAGGATGACCGGAACCTGGACTATGCCGTCGATCTGCGCAGATCGGAGCGCTTTTATGCCTCCATACGGCGCTATTGGCCGGCGTTGCCGGACGCCTCCTTGCAGGCGAGCTATTCCGGCGTACGACCCAAGCTCACCAGCACGAGCAAGGAAGAGGATTTTCTCATCAGCGGACCGGCGCAACATGGCTATGCAGGACTGATCAATCTGTTCGGCATCGAGTCGCCGGGGCTGACTTCCTCGCTGGCGATTGCGCAGTATGTACTTGCCCAAAGCGAAGCAGCATGA
- the groL gene encoding chaperonin GroEL (60 kDa chaperone family; promotes refolding of misfolded polypeptides especially under stressful conditions; forms two stacked rings of heptamers to form a barrel-shaped 14mer; ends can be capped by GroES; misfolded proteins enter the barrel where they are refolded when GroES binds) → MAAKQVIFGDDARAKIVNGVNILANAVKVTLGPKGRNVVLERSFGAPTVTKDGVSVAKEIELKDKLENMGAQLVKEVASKTSDNAGDGTTTATVLAQAIVREGFKYVAAGFNPTDLKRGIDKAVTAIVAEVKLLAKPTTTSKEIAQVGSISANSDSDIGDIIAKAMDKVGKEGVITVEDGKSLENELDIVEGMQFDRGYLSPYFINNQEKQVVALENPFVLLFDKKVSNIRDLLPILEQVAKAGRPLLIIAEDVEGEALATLVVNNIRGILKTAAVKAPGFGDRRKAMLEDIAILTGGQVIAEEVGLTLEKATLAELGQAKRIEIGKENTTIIDGNGEAIAIEARVKQIRAQIEEATSDYDREKLQERVAKLAGGVALIKVGAATEVEMKEKKARVEDALHATRAAVEEGVVPGGGVALLRARANVKNLKGDNADQEAGIKIVLRAVEEPLRQIVFNAGDEPSVVINAVLAGTGNYGYNAANGTYGDLVELGVLDPAKVTRSALQNAASVAGLILTTDALVAELPEDKSAGGMPGGMGGMGGMGGMDGMM, encoded by the coding sequence ATGGCAGCAAAACAAGTAATTTTCGGCGATGACGCACGTGCAAAAATCGTCAACGGCGTCAACATCCTGGCAAACGCAGTTAAGGTAACTCTGGGTCCTAAGGGCCGTAACGTGGTTCTGGAGCGTAGCTTCGGTGCCCCAACCGTCACCAAGGACGGCGTTTCGGTTGCTAAAGAAATCGAACTGAAAGACAAGCTGGAAAACATGGGCGCGCAACTGGTTAAAGAAGTTGCCTCCAAGACTTCCGACAACGCAGGCGACGGTACAACTACCGCTACCGTGCTGGCACAAGCTATCGTTCGCGAAGGCTTCAAGTACGTTGCAGCCGGTTTCAACCCAACTGATCTGAAGCGCGGCATCGACAAGGCTGTTACAGCGATCGTCGCTGAAGTCAAGTTGCTGGCAAAGCCAACAACCACCAGCAAGGAAATCGCTCAAGTCGGTTCGATCTCGGCTAACTCGGATTCCGATATCGGCGACATCATTGCCAAGGCAATGGACAAAGTCGGCAAAGAAGGCGTCATCACCGTGGAAGACGGCAAGTCGCTGGAAAACGAACTGGACATCGTCGAAGGTATGCAATTCGACCGCGGCTACCTGTCGCCATACTTCATCAACAACCAAGAAAAGCAAGTTGTTGCTCTGGAAAACCCGTTCGTCCTGCTGTTCGACAAGAAGGTTTCGAACATCCGTGACCTGCTGCCGATCCTGGAACAAGTCGCCAAGGCCGGCCGTCCACTGCTGATCATCGCTGAAGATGTCGAAGGCGAAGCACTGGCAACGCTGGTGGTGAACAACATCCGTGGCATCCTGAAGACAGCAGCTGTGAAGGCTCCTGGCTTCGGCGACCGTCGCAAGGCAATGCTGGAAGACATCGCTATCCTGACCGGTGGTCAAGTGATCGCTGAAGAAGTCGGTCTGACTCTGGAAAAAGCCACTCTGGCTGAACTGGGCCAAGCCAAGCGTATCGAAATCGGCAAGGAAAACACCACCATCATCGACGGCAACGGCGAAGCCATCGCTATCGAAGCACGCGTCAAGCAAATCCGTGCGCAAATCGAAGAAGCGACTTCCGACTACGATCGTGAAAAGCTGCAAGAACGCGTTGCCAAGCTGGCAGGCGGCGTTGCTCTGATCAAGGTTGGCGCAGCCACCGAAGTCGAAATGAAGGAAAAGAAAGCACGCGTTGAAGATGCTCTGCACGCTACTCGCGCTGCGGTTGAAGAAGGCGTTGTGCCAGGCGGCGGCGTTGCCCTGCTGCGCGCTCGCGCCAACGTCAAGAACCTGAAGGGCGACAACGCCGATCAGGAAGCCGGCATCAAGATCGTTCTGCGCGCTGTCGAAGAGCCACTGCGTCAGATCGTGTTCAACGCAGGCGACGAACCTTCGGTCGTGATCAACGCTGTGTTGGCAGGCACTGGTAACTACGGTTACAACGCTGCCAACGGTACCTACGGCGACCTGGTTGAACTGGGTGTTCTGGATCCAGCAAAGGTCACCCGCTCCGCTCTGCAAAACGCAGCATCGGTTGCCGGTCTGATCCTGACAACTGACGCACTGGTTGCTGAACTGCCGGAAGACAAGTCGGCTGGCGGCATGCCAGGCGGCATGGGTGGTATGGGCGGCATGGGCGGTATGGACGGCATGATGTAA
- the groES gene encoding co-chaperone GroES, giving the protein MSLRPLHDRVIVKRLDQETKTASGIVLPDAATEKPDQGEILAVGNGKILDDGKVRPLAVKVGDRVLFGKYSGQAVKIDGQELLVMREEDLFAVVEK; this is encoded by the coding sequence ATGAGCCTTCGTCCTTTGCACGATCGCGTTATCGTCAAGCGTCTCGACCAAGAAACCAAGACCGCATCCGGTATCGTGCTGCCTGACGCAGCAACTGAAAAGCCAGATCAAGGCGAAATCCTGGCAGTCGGCAACGGCAAGATCCTGGATGACGGCAAGGTCCGTCCGCTGGCAGTCAAGGTCGGCGACCGCGTTCTGTTCGGTAAGTACTCCGGCCAAGCCGTGAAGATCGATGGCCAGGAACTGCTGGTCATGCGCGAAGAAGACCTGTTCGCCGTCGTCGAAAAATAA